The Deltaproteobacteria bacterium genome contains the following window.
AACCGCATTTGCTCAAAATATAATTACCAGGAATGAAAATTATAGCCGACGACAGGGAAAGGTCATCGGGCATCATCGATTTGCTCGAAGAATCCGGCATCGATGTAAGGGTAAAACGACTTTCATGTTGCGATTATGTGATAAATGATGAGATTCACATCGAACGCAAGACCGGCAGGGACTTTCTGGTATCCATCATGGACGGCCGCTTGTTTCGCCAGGCCGGTGTGATGAAAAAGCGCGTCAATCGTCCGATCTTCCTGGTCGAAGGCAATCCTTTCAACCAAGCCATGAATCTTTCCGAAGAATCGATCAGAGGCGCTATCCTTTCCCTGCAGGTGATATGGTACCTGCCGGTTCTATTTTCAAAAAACAGCAAAGAAACATGCAACATATTAAAATTTATCGGTAAAAAAACGCAAATCCAAGGTGAACTACTGACCCTGCGGCATGGTTATCGCCCCAGGAAACTAATCACGCGGCAGCTGTATATCCTTCAAGGGCTGCCTCATGTTGGACCTGTGCTGGCAAAACGGATGTTAGAGCATTTCGGCAGCGTAAGGAATGTCTTTCGGGCGATGGCAGAGGAACTGGAATGTATCGAAGGAATCGGTGCCATAAAAGCTAAAAAAATATGCAATATTATCGATGCGTAAAGGTTGTATACGGGCCGACCGGAACCGTTCTTTTCTTCATTTTAAGTTGAAAACGGTTAGTATAAGTCAGTATTAGTGACGAAGTCACGTTCACAAATAAAATCGCCCTCCAATCATTTGATTGGAGGGCGATTTTATTTGATTTTGTTTGACAAGACACTCAAAATATGTTCAGAAAGTGAACGTTTTATCCCAGCGGTGGCAAAAATGCCTTTCCAAAGCCCACCACTAACACTATTTACAATGATATCAGTGGGAACGCCGATCTATCGCCCGGAAACCCACCAGGCGGAGCTATTTTCATACAGGCGTTATTAGTCGCTCTTTTTTGCTCAAGACCCAATGAACGAAGCGATCTTCTAAATAATTTTCTATCAATCCTGTAAATCCTGTCTAAATAGAAAAGGATCTACCATGCAATTCATCGACCTGCCGGCACAGCAGAAACGCATTCGTAAACAGCTCGAAAAAAACATCCTGGCGGTTCTCGATCACGGCCGGTACGTCATGGGACCGGAAATTGCCGAAATCGAAAAACGCCTGGGCGAATATGTGGGCGTCAAGCATGCCATCGGCTGTGCGTCCGGCACGGATGCGCTGCTCATGGCCCTGATGGCACACCAGGTGGAGCCGGGAGATGCGATATTCACCACGCCCTTTACCTTCATCGCCACGGCCGAGGTGATCCGTCTGCTGGGTGCCACACCTGTGTTTGTCGACATCGATCCGGATACGTTCAATATCGATGCTGAGAAGCTGGAGCAAGCCATCGCAGCGGTAAATGCGAATGATTCTTCGATTCATCCGCTGCCGGCAAGCGCCGGAGAGGCGTTGAAACCGAGGGGAATTATCCCGGTGGATCTCTTCGGACTGCCGGCGGATTACGA
Protein-coding sequences here:
- a CDS encoding DegT/DnrJ/EryC1/StrS aminotransferase family protein — translated: MQFIDLPAQQKRIRKQLEKNILAVLDHGRYVMGPEIAEIEKRLGEYVGVKHAIGCASGTDALLMALMAHQVEPGDAIFTTPFTFIATAEVIRLLGATPVFVDIDPDTFNIDAEKLEQAIAAVNANDSSIHPLPASAGEALKPRGIIPVDLFGLPADYDRINAVAETHGLFVIEDAAQAFGAEYKGRKACSLAEIGCTSFFPAKPLGCYGDGGMCFTNDDALAERMNSVKIHGQGRDKYENARIGINGRLDSMQAAVLNAKFDIFPEEVELRDQAAKAYNQLIG